The Flavobacterium jumunjinense genome includes a region encoding these proteins:
- a CDS encoding IS3 family transposase (programmed frameshift) — translation MNKSENRPAKRSQRDYNLGFKLAVISQVEKGELTYKQAQKKYGIQGRSTVLVWLRKFGNLDWSNPKLLFMVKSKETPAQSIKRLEKELADEKLKNTVLNTMIDISDSQYGTQIRKKFSPKPIRRIQQEEGISMSRTCRLFGVSRQAIYQQEARCLEREKELLIVKQLVEKQRRIMPRLGTRKLYFLLEQSFVENRIKIGRDAFFAYLKREKMLVKPMKNYTKTTFSKHWLRKYPNLFKDIDINRIEQVFVSDITYIKSNKRTHYLSLVTDVFSRKIVGYHLSDDMSAESVVKALRMAVKNRKTNLQLIHHSDRGLQYCSKIYQNELTKNNIIASMTDGYDCYQNALAERINGILKQEFLIYKCKSGDELNLLVRESVECYNSKRPHLSLNMKTPNFVYEKTSEVNFTGFN, via the exons ATGAATAAATCAGAAAACAGGCCAGCAAAGCGTAGTCAACGCGATTATAATCTGGGCTTTAAATTAGCTGTTATTTCTCAAGTAGAAAAAGGCGAACTTACCTATAAGCAAGCTCAAAAGAAGTATGGAATTCAAGGTAGAAGTACAGTTTTGGTTTGGTTAAGAAAATTTGGTAATTTAGATTGGAGTAACCCCAAGCTTTTGTTTATGGTCAAATCTAAAGAAACTCCAGCCCAAAGCATTAAAAGATTAGAGAAAGAATTAGCTGATGAGAAGCTTAAAAACACAGTGCTAAACACCATGATTGATATCTCAGATAGTCAATACGGTACTCAAATTAGAAAAAAGTTTTCACCCAAAC CCATCCGACGCATCCAACAAGAAGAAGGCATAAGTATGTCCAGAACTTGTAGATTGTTTGGGGTAAGCCGACAAGCTATTTATCAGCAGGAAGCACGTTGTTTAGAACGAGAGAAAGAATTATTAATAGTAAAGCAACTCGTTGAAAAACAAAGAAGAATTATGCCTCGATTAGGCACAAGAAAACTTTATTTTTTACTAGAACAATCTTTTGTTGAAAATAGAATTAAAATCGGGAGAGATGCATTTTTTGCTTATTTGAAAAGAGAAAAAATGCTAGTTAAACCAATGAAAAATTACACAAAAACCACCTTTTCTAAACACTGGTTACGTAAGTACCCCAATTTATTTAAAGATATCGATATCAACAGAATAGAACAGGTTTTTGTTAGTGACATAACTTATATAAAATCTAATAAAAGAACTCATTATCTATCATTAGTTACAGATGTTTTTAGCAGAAAAATAGTTGGTTATCATTTGAGTGATGACATGAGTGCAGAAAGTGTGGTTAAGGCCTTAAGAATGGCAGTAAAAAACAGAAAAACAAACCTTCAATTAATACATCACTCAGACAGAGGTTTACAATATTGTTCTAAAATTTATCAAAATGAATTAACCAAAAATAATATTATTGCTTCTATGACCGATGGCTATGATTGTTATCAAAATGCTCTAGCGGAAAGAATAAATGGTATTCTAAAACAAGAATTCCTCATATACAAATGTAAATCAGGTGATGAACTTAACCTTTTAGTTAGAGAGTCTGTGGAATGCTATAATAGTAAAAGACCTCATTTGAGTTTAAATATGAAAACACCTAACTTTGTATATGAAAAAACCAGTGAAGTTAACTTCACTGGTTTTAATTAA
- a CDS encoding suppressor of fused domain protein, with the protein MEEILDYFQGKEYFDEHSEWIDEHVEKHFPNEEVKVFHEFMSLDFKLHVYFIKPKNLNYNILLTSGISSLEMNVPEIVEEKDKYKFAELMLLIPKDVEFNEVYTGENKNDFIIKMLKVTGKFPHQYDTWLGIGHTIRYSEDLETYGTDTNFVGGVILPSATFEEDFTEINKNGRIINIYSFFPLYENELNYKIENGYNALLDLIIKNNCLEILDNNRKDITPKKSFWNKLKK; encoded by the coding sequence ATGGAAGAAATATTAGATTATTTTCAAGGCAAAGAATATTTTGATGAACATTCAGAATGGATAGATGAACATGTTGAAAAACATTTTCCGAATGAGGAAGTAAAAGTATTTCATGAGTTTATGTCATTGGATTTTAAATTACATGTCTATTTTATTAAACCTAAAAATTTAAATTATAATATTTTATTGACAAGCGGAATAAGCAGTTTAGAAATGAATGTGCCAGAGATTGTAGAAGAAAAAGATAAATATAAGTTTGCAGAGTTGATGCTGTTAATTCCAAAAGATGTGGAATTTAATGAAGTTTATACTGGAGAAAACAAGAATGATTTTATAATTAAAATGCTAAAGGTTACCGGTAAATTTCCACATCAATATGATACTTGGTTAGGTATTGGGCATACTATTAGATATTCAGAAGATTTAGAAACTTATGGTACAGACACTAACTTCGTTGGTGGTGTTATTTTACCTTCTGCAACTTTTGAAGAAGATTTTACAGAAATAAATAAAAATGGTAGAATTATTAATATTTACAGCTTTTTTCCTCTATATGAAAACGAACTAAACTACAAAATTGAAAATGGATACAATGCTCTATTAGATTTAATAATTAAAAACAATTGCTTGGAAATCTTAGACAACAATAGAAAAGATATAACTCCTAAAAAATCGTTTTGGAACAAATTGAAAAAATAA
- a CDS encoding PaaI family thioesterase — MLNREEMLAACKKMSENTLMQTLEIEYIDAGEDFLTAKMPVNPRVHQPMGLLHGGATVALAESVGSAASLMFIDPEKFEVRGIEISANHLKSKREGMVYATAKIVHRGRSIHLWEIRIVDEKEQLISLCKLTNMVLSRRQR; from the coding sequence ATGCTTAATAGAGAAGAAATGTTAGCTGCTTGCAAAAAAATGTCTGAAAACACATTGATGCAAACTTTAGAAATAGAATATATAGATGCAGGAGAAGACTTTTTAACTGCAAAAATGCCAGTAAATCCAAGAGTGCATCAACCAATGGGATTATTGCATGGTGGCGCTACAGTGGCTTTAGCAGAAAGTGTTGGAAGTGCTGCTTCATTAATGTTTATCGATCCAGAAAAATTTGAAGTTAGAGGTATAGAAATTAGTGCCAATCATTTAAAAAGCAAAAGAGAAGGAATGGTTTATGCAACAGCTAAAATTGTACATAGAGGAAGAAGTATTCATTTGTGGGAAATTCGAATTGTTGACGAAAAAGAACAGTTAATTTCATTGTGTAAATTAACGAATATGGTATTATCTAGAAGACAAAGATAA
- the tyrS gene encoding tyrosine--tRNA ligase — METLKKLHENVAIMLPENGLEQKLQQAEKENRKLKIKLGFDPTAPDLHLGHAVVLKKMKQFQELGHQIIIVVGSFTARIGDPTGKNKSRKPLNLEEVKHNATTYIKQLSKIIEVDQAEIVFNSDWLDNLPFSEALQLISKVTVAQLMQRKDFNKRFTENTPIAMHELIYPILQGFDSVQLECDIEMGGTDQLFNCTMGRQLQESHNLAPQIVMCMPLLRGIDGTEKMSKSQNNTIGLTDDPNTMFGKTMSIPDVLIEEFLNLATDFSIEERQQINQQLIEGENPMNVKKRIAKNIIKQFHDEQAATDAETFFINQFQNKKFEDKSFKQVVITTLNLQSNALTTVALCKIFKENLSNTAIRRLIEDGAVQINNEKIKEPYQMIEIAKNLKIKIGKRDFYELQ; from the coding sequence ATGGAAACACTTAAAAAATTACATGAAAACGTAGCAATTATGCTTCCCGAAAACGGATTAGAACAAAAGCTACAACAAGCTGAAAAAGAAAACCGAAAACTTAAAATAAAATTAGGTTTTGATCCCACTGCTCCCGATTTACACCTTGGTCATGCTGTCGTACTCAAAAAAATGAAGCAGTTTCAAGAACTTGGACATCAAATTATTATTGTTGTTGGAAGTTTTACAGCAAGAATTGGAGACCCAACAGGGAAAAACAAAAGTCGAAAACCACTTAACCTAGAAGAAGTAAAACACAACGCTACAACCTACATTAAACAACTCTCTAAAATTATCGAAGTAGACCAAGCTGAAATCGTTTTTAATTCGGATTGGTTGGACAACCTACCCTTTTCTGAAGCCTTACAATTGATCTCTAAAGTAACTGTTGCTCAATTAATGCAACGCAAAGATTTTAACAAACGATTTACAGAAAACACACCCATTGCAATGCATGAACTCATCTACCCTATCTTACAAGGTTTTGATTCCGTACAATTGGAATGTGATATAGAAATGGGCGGAACTGATCAACTTTTCAATTGCACCATGGGAAGGCAATTACAAGAAAGTCATAATTTAGCTCCACAAATAGTCATGTGTATGCCGTTATTACGCGGAATAGATGGAACTGAAAAAATGAGCAAATCGCAAAACAATACTATTGGACTAACCGATGACCCCAACACCATGTTTGGTAAAACCATGTCGATTCCCGATGTTTTAATTGAAGAGTTCTTAAACCTTGCCACCGATTTTTCAATAGAAGAAAGGCAACAAATTAATCAACAATTAATTGAGGGTGAAAACCCAATGAATGTTAAAAAGAGGATTGCAAAAAATATCATTAAACAATTTCATGATGAACAGGCAGCAACAGATGCTGAAACATTTTTTATAAACCAATTCCAAAACAAAAAATTCGAAGACAAAAGTTTTAAACAAGTTGTTATTACTACTTTAAACCTACAATCTAATGCGCTAACGACAGTAGCACTTTGTAAAATATTCAAAGAAAATCTATCCAACACTGCCATAAGAAGACTAATAGAAGATGGTGCTGTACAAATAAATAACGAAAAAATAAAAGAACCGTACCAAATGATTGAAATAGCAAAAAACTTAAAAATAAAAATTGGCAAACGCGATTTCTATGAACTACAATAA
- a CDS encoding SMI1/KNR4 family protein — MNNIYNEFFTTLKEYLVTLEIDKKHKGIEGCSSQEIESIEKRKGNLPIAYKEYLKSIGKKFLFEFMDAEDMAFDDLDYIEQFGGKVFKTNQFKMERPYMVISERRNEYITLIYLDKGNNPKTWIMSKYWDEEEKGKNLEIRTDSFTDLILVFFQQSLINFPFTFNWVTEEDQKDKDVVEKRYINWFRNLQSIEEKIKSNSSKNTLVKQLNDKFLDYYLPSKSTIIEELNKSNFGTTINNVKKTDNIAPQNSNKNKIIKWIKKLFN, encoded by the coding sequence ATGAATAATATTTATAATGAGTTTTTCACTACACTTAAAGAATATTTAGTAACATTAGAAATTGACAAAAAACATAAAGGAATTGAAGGTTGTTCTTCTCAAGAAATCGAATCAATTGAAAAAAGAAAAGGCAATTTACCAATTGCTTATAAGGAATATTTGAAAAGTATTGGAAAAAAGTTCTTATTTGAATTTATGGATGCTGAGGATATGGCATTTGACGACCTAGATTATATTGAACAATTTGGGGGAAAAGTTTTTAAAACTAACCAATTTAAAATGGAAAGGCCATATATGGTTATTTCAGAAAGACGAAACGAATATATTACATTAATTTACCTTGACAAAGGAAACAATCCTAAAACTTGGATAATGAGTAAATATTGGGATGAGGAGGAAAAAGGTAAAAATCTAGAAATAAGAACCGATTCATTTACAGATTTAATACTTGTTTTTTTTCAACAGTCACTAATTAATTTCCCATTCACTTTTAACTGGGTTACCGAAGAAGACCAGAAGGACAAGGATGTTGTGGAAAAAAGATATATAAATTGGTTTAGAAATTTACAATCTATTGAAGAAAAAATAAAATCAAATAGTTCAAAAAACACACTTGTAAAGCAGTTAAACGATAAGTTTCTAGATTACTATCTTCCAAGTAAATCAACAATAATTGAAGAGTTAAATAAGTCTAATTTTGGAACAACAATAAATAATGTTAAAAAAACAGATAATATAGCCCCGCAAAATTCAAATAAAAATAAAATTATTAAATGGATAAAAAAGTTATTCAATTAA
- the fahA gene encoding fumarylacetoacetase translates to MPNIANDPKRKSWIEVSKESDFPIQNIPFGVFITKEDVITIGTRIGDSAIDMGALQQLGYFEGIDLTDDMFMQDTLNDFISDGKKTWRLVRNRLVEIFSIDNPKLRDNKKHCDVVIFDMKDVEMLLPVQIGDYTDFYSSKEHATNVGKMFRDPENALLPNWLHIPVGYHGRSSTIVPSGVSVKRPNGQTLPPGETQPVFGPSKSVDFELETAFITTDANLIGEPIPVGEAEDYIFGMVLFNDWSARDIQKWEYVPLGPFLAKNFASSISPWIVTMDALEAFRVKSPEQNPAPLSYLQQTGDNAFDINLEVSIKPESSEETVVSKSNFKYMYWSMSQQLAHHTVNGCRINSGDMMGSGTISGPTPDSFGSMLELTWGGKNPIKLNDGTERKFINDNDTVIIRGYCENEDMRIGFGECSSKLLPALKIK, encoded by the coding sequence ATGCCAAATATAGCGAATGATCCAAAGAGAAAATCATGGATAGAAGTGTCTAAAGAAAGTGACTTTCCTATACAAAATATTCCCTTCGGAGTTTTCATAACTAAAGAAGATGTAATAACAATAGGAACACGAATTGGAGATTCAGCCATAGATATGGGTGCTCTTCAACAATTGGGTTATTTTGAAGGAATCGATTTGACGGATGACATGTTTATGCAAGATACGTTAAACGATTTTATATCGGATGGTAAGAAAACATGGCGATTAGTTAGAAACCGACTTGTAGAGATTTTTAGTATTGACAATCCAAAATTAAGAGACAATAAAAAGCATTGTGATGTTGTTATTTTCGACATGAAAGATGTTGAAATGCTCTTACCTGTACAAATTGGTGATTATACCGATTTTTATAGCTCAAAAGAACATGCAACCAATGTAGGGAAAATGTTTCGTGATCCAGAAAATGCACTTTTACCAAACTGGTTACACATTCCTGTAGGATATCATGGAAGAAGTTCTACAATTGTTCCAAGTGGTGTATCGGTTAAAAGACCAAACGGGCAAACATTACCTCCTGGAGAAACACAACCTGTTTTTGGACCTTCTAAATCTGTGGATTTCGAATTAGAAACTGCCTTCATTACAACAGATGCTAACTTAATAGGAGAACCAATTCCTGTAGGAGAAGCAGAAGATTATATCTTCGGAATGGTTTTATTTAATGATTGGAGTGCAAGAGACATTCAAAAATGGGAATATGTTCCACTAGGACCATTCTTAGCGAAAAACTTTGCTTCGTCTATTTCTCCATGGATTGTAACAATGGATGCTTTAGAAGCATTTAGAGTAAAAAGTCCTGAACAAAATCCAGCTCCTCTTTCTTACTTACAACAAACAGGAGATAATGCTTTCGATATTAATCTTGAAGTTTCTATAAAACCAGAATCAAGTGAAGAAACAGTAGTATCTAAATCTAATTTTAAATACATGTACTGGTCAATGTCGCAACAATTAGCACATCACACTGTTAATGGTTGTAGAATTAACTCTGGAGACATGATGGGAAGCGGAACGATTTCTGGACCAACACCAGATTCTTTTGGGTCTATGCTTGAATTGACTTGGGGTGGAAAGAATCCAATCAAATTGAACGATGGTACAGAGCGTAAATTCATTAATGATAATGATACCGTAATTATTAGAGGGTATTGTGAAAACGAAGATATGAGAATCGGTTTTGGAGAATGTTCTAGTAAATTGCTACCAGCCTTGAAAATTAAATAA
- the glyA gene encoding serine hydroxymethyltransferase, with product MQRDEQIFDLILDEQDRQIHGIELIASENFVSDQVMEAAGSVLTNKYAEGYPGKRYYGGCEVVDIVEQIAIDRAKALFGAQYVNVQPHSGSQANTAVFAACLKPGDKILGFDLSHGGHLTHGSPVNFSGKLYTPSFYGVEEETGRLNYDKIQEIALEEKPKMIIAGASAYSRDMDFERFRVIADSVGALLLADISHPAGLIAKGLLNDPIPHCHIVTTTTHKTLRGPRGGMIMMGKDFENPWGLKTPKGDIRMMSHILDMSVFPGNQGGPLMHIIAAKAVAFGEALTDEFFRYTMQVQKNAQAMAAAFVSRGYKIISGGTDNHMMLIDLRNKNITGKEAENALVKAEITVNKNMVPFDDKSPFVTSGIRVGTSAITTRGLMEEDMETIVALVDKVIMNHTDEAVLEQVAEEVNDLMGERAMFVF from the coding sequence ATGCAACGCGACGAACAAATTTTTGATCTGATTCTTGATGAGCAAGACAGACAGATTCACGGTATTGAACTAATTGCCTCCGAAAACTTTGTAAGTGATCAAGTAATGGAAGCTGCAGGTTCTGTTTTAACAAATAAATATGCTGAAGGGTATCCTGGAAAGCGTTATTACGGAGGTTGTGAAGTTGTTGATATTGTAGAACAAATTGCAATAGATAGAGCAAAAGCTTTATTTGGTGCACAATATGTAAATGTACAACCTCACTCTGGTTCTCAGGCAAATACTGCAGTTTTTGCAGCTTGTTTGAAACCTGGAGATAAAATATTAGGTTTTGACTTATCTCATGGAGGTCATCTAACTCATGGTTCTCCAGTTAATTTTTCTGGAAAATTATATACACCTTCTTTTTATGGTGTAGAAGAAGAAACAGGAAGGTTAAATTATGATAAAATTCAAGAAATTGCTTTGGAAGAAAAACCAAAGATGATTATTGCGGGTGCTTCGGCTTATTCTCGCGATATGGATTTCGAACGTTTCCGTGTTATTGCGGATAGTGTTGGCGCATTATTGTTAGCTGATATTTCGCATCCTGCTGGATTAATTGCTAAAGGTTTATTGAATGATCCTATTCCTCATTGTCATATTGTTACAACTACGACTCACAAGACCTTAAGAGGTCCAAGAGGGGGTATGATTATGATGGGTAAAGACTTTGAGAACCCATGGGGATTAAAAACGCCTAAAGGTGATATTAGAATGATGTCTCATATTTTAGATATGTCTGTTTTTCCTGGAAATCAAGGTGGACCTTTAATGCATATTATTGCTGCTAAAGCGGTTGCATTTGGAGAAGCTTTAACAGATGAATTTTTCAGATATACAATGCAAGTGCAAAAGAATGCTCAAGCAATGGCTGCTGCTTTTGTAAGTAGAGGCTATAAAATTATTTCTGGTGGAACAGATAATCACATGATGTTGATTGATTTGAGAAATAAGAATATTACTGGTAAAGAGGCTGAAAATGCTTTGGTAAAAGCTGAAATTACAGTAAATAAAAATATGGTTCCTTTTGACGATAAGTCTCCATTTGTAACTTCGGGTATTCGTGTGGGTACTTCTGCAATTACTACTCGTGGTTTGATGGAAGAAGATATGGAAACTATTGTGGCTTTAGTTGATAAAGTAATTATGAATCATACAGATGAAGCTGTTTTAGAACAAGTAGCTGAAGAAGTAAATGATCTAATGGGTGAGAGAGCTATGTTTGTTTTTTAG
- the bshB1 gene encoding bacillithiol biosynthesis deacetylase BshB1, whose translation MKLDILAFGAHPDDVELSCSGTIAKEVSLGKKIGIIDLTRGELGTRGSAEIRDAEAAAAAVILGVSIRENLRFRDGFFLNDEKHQLEIIKKIRQYQPEIVLCNAVDDRHIDHGKGSKLVSDACFLSGLSKIETFDEKGVKQEAWRPKQVYHYIQWKNLTPDFVVDITGFIDVKVNAVLAYESQFYNSDSKEPVTPITSKNFLDSISYRAQDLGRLVGVDYAEGFTVERCLAVNDLSKLV comes from the coding sequence ATGAAATTAGATATATTGGCTTTTGGAGCCCATCCAGATGATGTTGAATTGAGTTGTTCTGGTACTATTGCCAAAGAAGTTTCACTTGGAAAAAAAATAGGTATAATAGATTTAACTAGGGGTGAACTAGGAACAAGAGGTTCGGCCGAGATTAGAGATGCAGAAGCAGCAGCAGCAGCAGTCATTCTTGGTGTATCTATTAGAGAAAATTTGCGATTTAGAGATGGTTTTTTCTTAAATGATGAGAAGCATCAATTAGAAATTATAAAAAAAATTAGACAATACCAACCTGAGATTGTTCTTTGTAATGCTGTTGATGATCGTCATATTGACCATGGTAAAGGAAGTAAGCTTGTTAGTGATGCCTGTTTTCTTTCTGGATTATCAAAAATCGAAACTTTTGATGAAAAGGGGGTAAAGCAAGAAGCTTGGAGACCAAAACAGGTTTATCATTATATTCAGTGGAAAAATTTAACTCCAGATTTTGTAGTAGATATTACTGGTTTTATCGATGTAAAAGTAAATGCTGTTTTAGCTTACGAATCACAATTTTATAATTCAGATTCTAAAGAACCTGTAACGCCAATTACATCAAAAAACTTTCTAGATTCTATTTCTTATCGTGCACAAGACCTAGGTAGATTAGTTGGTGTAGATTATGCAGAAGGTTTTACAGTAGAAAGATGTTTAGCTGTCAATGACTTAAGTAAATTGGTGTAG
- a CDS encoding isochorismate synthase produces the protein MQGILDKIDTQYQSKLPFVIYAAPNSETLQAFFQRNAVLESFFGQSGFVFAPFSNSEKYILSEKQCDFFEAIIKEKNNTDSTFEKEETDPLVKNDFEDLVKRSVDAILEGQFQKVVVSRKVNLAVSINFKNTFLKLVMQYKTAFRYLFFHPEIGMWMGATPEQLLKIEGTTINTVALAGTQLYNDTLVWEAKEIQEQQFVTDFITNEIKPFVEEIKLSEPYTAKAGTLAHIKTNIEATLINRELAKELLYKMHPTPAVCGLPKKEAMEFVLKEEGYDRKFYSGFLGEWNRNETSNLFVNLRCMEIEEKQINLYVGCGITKDSIPEKEFYETENKLATMLKIIN, from the coding sequence ATGCAAGGAATTTTAGATAAAATAGATACTCAGTATCAGTCAAAATTACCTTTTGTTATTTATGCCGCTCCAAATTCAGAAACTTTGCAAGCTTTTTTTCAACGCAACGCTGTTTTAGAATCGTTTTTTGGACAAAGTGGGTTTGTTTTTGCTCCTTTTTCAAATTCAGAAAAATATATTTTAAGTGAAAAGCAGTGTGATTTTTTTGAAGCAATCATCAAAGAAAAAAACAATACAGATTCTACCTTTGAAAAAGAAGAAACGGATCCATTAGTTAAAAATGATTTTGAAGATTTAGTAAAGCGAAGTGTTGATGCAATTTTAGAAGGACAGTTTCAAAAAGTGGTAGTTTCTCGAAAAGTTAACTTAGCAGTTTCAATTAATTTTAAAAATACTTTTTTAAAATTAGTAATGCAATATAAAACAGCTTTTCGATATTTATTTTTTCACCCAGAGATAGGAATGTGGATGGGAGCAACACCAGAACAACTGTTAAAGATTGAAGGTACTACTATTAATACTGTTGCTTTAGCAGGTACACAATTGTATAATGATACTCTCGTTTGGGAAGCTAAAGAAATTCAGGAACAACAATTTGTTACCGATTTTATTACAAATGAAATTAAGCCATTTGTAGAAGAAATTAAGCTTTCGGAACCTTACACTGCAAAAGCAGGTACTTTAGCGCATATTAAAACGAACATTGAAGCTACATTAATAAATAGAGAACTCGCTAAAGAGTTGTTGTATAAGATGCATCCTACACCAGCAGTTTGTGGATTGCCTAAAAAGGAAGCGATGGAATTTGTTTTAAAAGAAGAAGGATATGATAGAAAATTCTATTCTGGTTTTTTAGGAGAATGGAATAGGAATGAAACTTCAAATTTGTTTGTCAACTTAAGATGTATGGAAATTGAAGAAAAGCAAATTAACCTATATGTAGGTTGCGGAATTACAAAAGATAGTATTCCGGAAAAAGAGTTTTACGAAACAGAAAATAAATTAGCAACAATGCTAAAAATTATAAATTAA
- a CDS encoding DUF1579 domain-containing protein, which yields MKKSVLPLLLIAISFASCKNEETKVETEVKPVDTTTEIAVEEPITIPDSATINKAMMDYMTPNEAHMNLAKENGIWDEELTMWMHAGATPQTSKATAEYKMILNGMHQEMTHKGDFMGMPFEGRGTMSFDNATQEYVSTWVDNMSSGVTNMRGKLDKETNILKMEGQSVDPVTKQLKRMKEVITYIDSNNHKLEMYDTGYDGIEFKTMEIILKRRK from the coding sequence ATGAAAAAATCAGTACTACCTTTATTACTTATTGCAATTAGTTTTGCCTCTTGTAAAAACGAAGAAACAAAAGTAGAAACAGAAGTAAAACCTGTTGATACGACTACAGAAATTGCCGTTGAAGAACCAATAACTATTCCAGATTCTGCTACAATTAATAAAGCGATGATGGACTACATGACTCCAAATGAAGCACATATGAATTTAGCTAAAGAAAATGGAATTTGGGACGAAGAATTAACAATGTGGATGCACGCAGGAGCAACACCACAAACAAGTAAAGCAACTGCTGAGTATAAAATGATTCTTAACGGGATGCATCAAGAAATGACCCATAAAGGCGACTTTATGGGTATGCCATTTGAAGGAAGAGGAACTATGTCTTTTGATAATGCTACACAAGAATATGTTTCAACTTGGGTTGATAATATGAGTTCTGGTGTAACAAACATGAGAGGAAAATTAGATAAGGAAACTAATATTCTTAAAATGGAAGGACAAAGTGTAGATCCTGTAACAAAACAGTTAAAAAGAATGAAAGAAGTCATTACCTATATCGATTCTAACAATCATAAATTAGAAATGTATGATACTGGTTATGATGGCATAGAATTCAAAACAATGGAGATTATCTTAAAAAGAAGAAAATAA